Proteins encoded together in one Lathyrus oleraceus cultivar Zhongwan6 chromosome 5, CAAS_Psat_ZW6_1.0, whole genome shotgun sequence window:
- the LOC127086829 gene encoding uncharacterized protein LOC127086829 — protein MSSTSRAWAAAASVAVVEALKDQGICRWNHTLKSLQNHVKNNVRSYSQAHKLSSSTSSSTMVSNSKRQTKMAKQSEESLRTVMYLSCWGPN, from the coding sequence ATGAGTTCAACAAGCAGAGCATGGGCAGCAGCAGCCAGTGTTGCAGTCGTGGAAGCTTTAAAGGATCAAGGTATATGCAGATGGAATCATACACTAAAATCACTTCAAAATCATGTTAAAAACAATGTCAGATCCTATTCTCAAGCACATAAGCTTTCATCCTCCACTTCTTCTTCAACTATGGTTTCTAATTCTAAAAGACAAACAAAGATGGCAAAGCAATCAGAAGAATCTTTGAGGACAGTCATGTACTTGAGTTGTTGGGGTCCTAATTAA